Proteins encoded within one genomic window of Gallus gallus isolate bGalGal1 chromosome 1, bGalGal1.mat.broiler.GRCg7b, whole genome shotgun sequence:
- the IRF5 gene encoding interferon regulatory factor 5, with protein MASPVPRRVRLRPWLVAQVDSGRFPGLRWVDARRRLFVVPWHHATRHFPAHGGGDDDTVFKAWATETGKFLAGRDEPDPAKWKATLRCALNKSREFRLRYDGTRAVPPRPYKVYEVCGADGADMVTGDDFSCGGEEEEEEEDVSELQKLMSLSIDDCGRDPVPPWPEELPPFSSTDPTLPFMPPELPPELTPQLTPQLTPQLTPQLTPQLPPPDPPALLEHGVPNLLASPHLLPLTDLELRFQYRGRRVSTLTVSHPLGCRLSHGGSLPPTPQHPDLLGHPELQQVHFPDPEGIPHDKQRRYTRTLLGAMERGLLLELGGQDLYATRLCRCKVFWDGPCAPPQDPHLDPRPNPMERERRIQVFSLQRFLDGLILFQKGQSPTPPPFEVFLCFGEEWPDHRPKEKKLITVQVVPVAARLLLELFSGELSWSADSVPLQISQPDLKDALVEQFKELHHLWQQQQRPEPGPRPPL; from the exons ATGGCGTCCCCGGTGCCGCGCCGCGTGCGCCTGCGCCCATGGTTGGTGGCCCAGGTGGACAGCGGGCGTTTCCCAGGGCTGCGCTGGGTGGACGCGCGGCGCCGGCTCTTTGTGGTCCCATGGCACCATGCCACGCGGCACTTCCCGGCGCACGGCGGTGGTGACGATGACACCGTCTTCAAG GCATGGGCAACAGAGACGGGGAAGTTCCTAGCAGGGCGGGACGAGCCGGATCCTGCCAAGTGGAAGGCAACGCTGCGCTGCGCCCTCAACAAGAGCCGTGAGTTCCGCCTGCGCTACGACGGCACCCGTGCTGTGCCCCCCCGGCCCTATAAGGTGTATGAGGTCTGTGGGGCCGACGGAGCAG ACATGGTGACCGGGGATGACTTCAGCTGCggtggggaggaagaggaggaggaagaggacgtCAGCGAG ctgcagaaactgATGTCTCTGAGTATTGATG ACTGCGGAAGGGACCCGGTGCCCCCCTGGCCTGAGGAGCTCCCCCCGTTCAGCAGCACCGACCCCACATTGCCCTTCATGCCCCCTGAGCTGCCCCCTGAGCTGACCCCACAGCTGACTCCGCAGCTGACCCCGCAGCTGACTCCACAGCtgaccccacagctgcccccccCAGATCCCCCAGCACTCCTGGAGCACGGAGTCCCCAATCTGTTGGCCAGCCCTCACCTGCTGCCCT TGACAGACCTGGAGCTGCGCTTCCAGTACCGCGGGCGGCGGGTGAGCACCCTGACTGTCAGCCACCCCCTGGGCTGCCGCCTGTCCCACGGGGGGTCTCTGCCCCCCACCCCGCAGCACCCCGACCTGCTGGGACACCCCGAGCTCCAGCAGGTCCACTTCCCTGACCCCGAGGGGATCCCGCACGACAAGCAGCGCCGCTACACCCGCACGTTGCTGGGGGCCATGGAGCGGGGGCTCCTCCTGGAGCTGGGGGGGCAGGACCTCTACGCCACCCGCCTCTGTCGCTGCAAAGTGTTTTGGGATGGGCCCTGCGCCCCACCCCAGGACCCCCACCTCGACCCACGGCCCAACCCcatggagagggagaggaggatcCAAGTGTTCAGCCTCCAGCGGTTCCTTGATG GGCTCATCCTGTTCCAGAAGGGGCAGAGCCCAACACCACCACCCTTCGAGGTCTTCCTGTGCTTCGGGGAGGAGTGGCCTGACCACAGACCCAAGGAGAAGAAGCTCATCACCGTGCAG gtggTGCCGGTGGCGGcacggctgctgctggagctgttctCAGGGGAGCTGTCGTGGTCAGCTGACAGCGTCCCACTGCAGATCTCACAGCCCGACCTGAAGGATGCTCTGGTGGAGCAGTTCAAGGAGCTGCACCacctgtggcagcagcagcagcgcccgGAACCCGGCCCACGGCCCCCGCTGTGA
- the TNPO3 gene encoding transportin-3 isoform X2, with protein sequence MKMKIQTSFYELPTDSHASLRDSLLSHIQNLKDLSPVIVTQLALAIADLALQMASWKGCVQTLVEKYSNDVTSLPFLLEILTVLPEEVHSRSLRIGANRRTEIIEDLAYYSSTVVSLLMTCVEKAGNDEKMLIKIFRCLGSWFNLGVLDSTFMANSKLLSLLFEVLQQDKTSSNLHEAASDCVCSALYAIENVETNLPLALQLFQGVLTLESAYHMAVAREDLDKVLNYCRVFTELCETFLDKIVCTPGQGLGDLRTLELLLICAGHPQYEVVEISFNFWYRLGEHLYKTEDAVIHSIFKAYIQRLLHALARHCQLDSDHEGVPEETDDFGEFRMRVSDLVKDLIFLVGSVECFAQLYATLKDGNPPWEVTEAVLFIMASIAKSVDQENNPTLVEVLEGVVRLPETVHTAVRYTSIELVGEMSEVVDRNPQFLDPVLGYLMKGLCDRRLASAAAKAIHNICSVCRDHMAQHFTGLLEIARSLDSFTLSPEAAVGLLKGTALVLARLPLEKIAECLSELCAVQVLALKKLLSQEPSNGLSSDPTVPLDRLAVIFRHTNPIVENGQIHPCQKVIQEIWPVLSETLNKHSADNRIVERCCRCLRFAVRCVGKGSAALLQPLVTQMVSVYRAHQHSCFLYLGSILVDEYGMEEGCRQGLLDMLQALCIPTFQLLEQPSGLQNHPDTVDDLFRLAARFIQRSPVTLLRSQVMIPILQWAIAATTLDHRDANCSVMKFLRDLVHTGVANDHEEDFELRTELIAQVLRQLGQQLVSQLLHTCCFCLPPYTLPDVAEVLWEIMQSDRATFCRWLENSLKALPKETTGGAIQVTHKQLTDFHKQVTSAEECKQVCWALRDFTRLFR encoded by the exons ATGAAGATGAAGATCCAGACCTCATTCTATGAGCTCCCCACCGACTCGCACGCGTCCCTGCGTGATTCTTTGCTGTCCCACATCCAGAACTTGAAGGACCTCTCACCGGTCATCGTCACCCAG ctcGCTTTAGCAATAGCAGACCTCGCCCTGCAGATGGCTTCTTGGAAGGGCTGCGTGCAGACGCTGGTTGAAAA GTACAGCAATGATGTCACCTCACTGCCCTTCCTGCTGGAAATCCTCACGGTGCTGCCTGAGGAGGTGCACAGCCGCTCGCTGCGCATCGGGGCCAACCGCCGCACCGAGATCATCGAGGACTTGGCCTACTACTCCAGCACTGTTGTCTCACTGCTG ATGACGTGTGTGGAGAAAGCAGGCAACGATGAGAAGATGCTCATCAAAATCTTCCGGTGCCTGGGGAGCTGGTTCAACCTCGGGGTCCTGGACAGCACCTTCATGGCCAACAGCAAGCTGCTGTCACTCCTTTTTGAGGTGCTG CAACAAGACAAGACCTCCTCCAACCTGCATGAGGCCGCCTCAGACTGCGTCTGCTCAGCGCTCTACGCCATTGAGAATGTGGAGACCAACTTGcccctggccctgcagctcttccaggGGGTCCTTACCCTCGAGAGTGCCTACCACATGGCCGTGGCACGGGAGGACCTGGACAA GGTGCTCAACTACTGCCGTGTGTTCACCGAGCTCTGTGAGACCTTCCTGGACAAGATCGTCTGCACGCCGGGCCAGGGGCTGGGCGACCTGCGGacgctggagctgctgctgatctgTGCAGGGCACCCACAGTATGAG GTGGTCGAAATCTCCTTTAACTTCTGGTACCGCCTGGGGGAGCACCTGTACAAGACAGAGGACGCCGTCATCCATAGCATCTTCAAAGCCTACATCCAACGCCTGCTGCACGCGCTGGCCCGGCACTGCCAGCTCGACTCAGACCAC GAGGGTGTCCCAGAGGAGACGGACGACTTCGGTGAGTTCCGGATGCGTGTCTCAGACCTGGTCAAGGACCTCATCTTCCTAGTGGGCTCAGTGGAGTGCTTCGCGCAG ctCTATGCAACGCTGAAGGATGGCAATCCACCCTGGGAGGTGACGGAGGCTGTCCTCTTCATCATGGCCTCCATCGCCAAGAGCGTTGACca GGAGAACAACCCGACGCTGGTGGAGGTTCTGGAGGGAGTGGTGCGGCTCCCTGAGACGGTGCACACGGCTGTGCGCTACACCAGCATCGAGCTGGTGGGCGAGATGAGCGAGGTGGTGGACAGGAACCCACAGTTCCTGG ACCCTGTGCTGGGCTACCTGATGAAGGGGCTGTGTGACCGGCGGTTGGCTTCGGCTGCAGCCAAGGCCATCCACAACATCTGCTCGGTGTGCCGCGACCACATGGCGCAGCACTTCACCGGGCTGCTGGAGATCGCCCGCTCCCTTGACTCCTTCACACTGTCCCCGGAGGCTGCAGTTGGGCTCCTCAAGG GGACAGCGTTGGTCCTCGCCAGGCTGCCCCTGGAGAAGATCGCTGAGTGCCTGAGCGAGCTGTGCGCCGTGCAAGTGCTCGCCCTGAAGAAG CTGCTCTCACAGGAGCCAAGCAACGGGCTCTCCTCCGACCCCACTGTGCCCCTGGATCGCCTCGCAGTCATCTTCAG GCACACCAACCCCATCGTGGAGAACGGGCAGATCCACCCGTGCCAAAAAGTCATCCAGGAG ATCTGGCCCGTGCTGTCTGAGACCCTGAACAAGCACAGTGCCGATAACCGCATCGTGGAGCGCTGCTGCCGCTGCCTGCGCTTCGCCGTGCGCTGTGTGGGGAAGggctctgctgcactgctgcagcccctggtCACACAG ATGGTGAGCGTGTACCGGGCACACCAGCACTCGTGCTTCCTGTACCTGGGCAGCATCCTGGTGGACGAGTATGGGATGGAGGAGGGCTGCCGGCAGGGGCTGCTCGACATGCTGCAG GCTCTCTGCATCCCCACCTTCCAGCTCCTCGAGCAGCCCAGTGGCCTCCAGAACCATCCCGACACTGTGGATGACCTTTTCCGCCTCGCAGCCAG GTTCATCCAGCGCAGCCCGGTGACGCTGCTACGCAGCCAGGTGATGATCCCCATCCTGCAATGGGCCATCGCTGCCACCACGCTGGACCACCGCGACGCCAACTGCAGCGTCATGAAGTTCCTGCGTGACCTCGTGCACACCGGGGTGGCCAACGAC CACGAGGAGGACTTTGAGCTGCGCACGGAGCTGATCGCGCAGGTGCTGAGGCAGTTGGGGCAGCAGCTCGTCTCGCAGCTCCTGCacacctgctgcttctgcctgccACCCTACACACTGCCTGACGTGGCCGAGGTGCTCTGGGAGATCATGCAGAGTGACCGTGCG aCCTTCTGTCGGTGGCTGGAGAACTCCCTGAAGGCGCTGCCAAAGGAGACGACAGGGGGGGCCATCCAGGTGACGCACAAGCAGCTGACGGATTTCCACAAGCAGGTGACGAG TGCCGAGGAATGTAAGCAGGTCTGCTGGGCTCTGCGGGACTTCACACGCCTATTCCGATAG
- the TNPO3 gene encoding transportin-3 isoform X1: protein MEGGGAQPSLQLVYQAVQALYHDPDPSGKERASCWLGELQRSVHAWEISDQLLQIRQDVESCYFAAQTMKMKIQTSFYELPTDSHASLRDSLLSHIQNLKDLSPVIVTQLALAIADLALQMASWKGCVQTLVEKYSNDVTSLPFLLEILTVLPEEVHSRSLRIGANRRTEIIEDLAYYSSTVVSLLMTCVEKAGNDEKMLIKIFRCLGSWFNLGVLDSTFMANSKLLSLLFEVLQQDKTSSNLHEAASDCVCSALYAIENVETNLPLALQLFQGVLTLESAYHMAVAREDLDKVLNYCRVFTELCETFLDKIVCTPGQGLGDLRTLELLLICAGHPQYEVVEISFNFWYRLGEHLYKTEDAVIHSIFKAYIQRLLHALARHCQLDSDHEGVPEETDDFGEFRMRVSDLVKDLIFLVGSVECFAQLYATLKDGNPPWEVTEAVLFIMASIAKSVDQENNPTLVEVLEGVVRLPETVHTAVRYTSIELVGEMSEVVDRNPQFLDPVLGYLMKGLCDRRLASAAAKAIHNICSVCRDHMAQHFTGLLEIARSLDSFTLSPEAAVGLLKGTALVLARLPLEKIAECLSELCAVQVLALKKLLSQEPSNGLSSDPTVPLDRLAVIFRHTNPIVENGQIHPCQKVIQEIWPVLSETLNKHSADNRIVERCCRCLRFAVRCVGKGSAALLQPLVTQMVSVYRAHQHSCFLYLGSILVDEYGMEEGCRQGLLDMLQALCIPTFQLLEQPSGLQNHPDTVDDLFRLAARFIQRSPVTLLRSQVMIPILQWAIAATTLDHRDANCSVMKFLRDLVHTGVANDHEEDFELRTELIAQVLRQLGQQLVSQLLHTCCFCLPPYTLPDVAEVLWEIMQSDRATFCRWLENSLKALPKETTGGAIQVTHKQLTDFHKQVTSAEECKQVCWALRDFTRLFR from the exons ATGGAGGGCGGCGGggcccagcccagcctgcagctggtGTACCAGGCCGTGCAGGCCCTCTACCACGACCCCGACCCCAGCGGCAAGGAGCGggccagctgctggctgggcgAGCTGCAGCGCTCG GTGCACGCCTGGGAGATCTCAGACCAGCTCCTGCAGATCCGGCAGGATGTGGAGTCGTGCTACTTCGCAGCACAGACGATGAAGATGAAGATCCAGACCTCATTCTATGAGCTCCCCACCGACTCGCACGCGTCCCTGCGTGATTCTTTGCTGTCCCACATCCAGAACTTGAAGGACCTCTCACCGGTCATCGTCACCCAG ctcGCTTTAGCAATAGCAGACCTCGCCCTGCAGATGGCTTCTTGGAAGGGCTGCGTGCAGACGCTGGTTGAAAA GTACAGCAATGATGTCACCTCACTGCCCTTCCTGCTGGAAATCCTCACGGTGCTGCCTGAGGAGGTGCACAGCCGCTCGCTGCGCATCGGGGCCAACCGCCGCACCGAGATCATCGAGGACTTGGCCTACTACTCCAGCACTGTTGTCTCACTGCTG ATGACGTGTGTGGAGAAAGCAGGCAACGATGAGAAGATGCTCATCAAAATCTTCCGGTGCCTGGGGAGCTGGTTCAACCTCGGGGTCCTGGACAGCACCTTCATGGCCAACAGCAAGCTGCTGTCACTCCTTTTTGAGGTGCTG CAACAAGACAAGACCTCCTCCAACCTGCATGAGGCCGCCTCAGACTGCGTCTGCTCAGCGCTCTACGCCATTGAGAATGTGGAGACCAACTTGcccctggccctgcagctcttccaggGGGTCCTTACCCTCGAGAGTGCCTACCACATGGCCGTGGCACGGGAGGACCTGGACAA GGTGCTCAACTACTGCCGTGTGTTCACCGAGCTCTGTGAGACCTTCCTGGACAAGATCGTCTGCACGCCGGGCCAGGGGCTGGGCGACCTGCGGacgctggagctgctgctgatctgTGCAGGGCACCCACAGTATGAG GTGGTCGAAATCTCCTTTAACTTCTGGTACCGCCTGGGGGAGCACCTGTACAAGACAGAGGACGCCGTCATCCATAGCATCTTCAAAGCCTACATCCAACGCCTGCTGCACGCGCTGGCCCGGCACTGCCAGCTCGACTCAGACCAC GAGGGTGTCCCAGAGGAGACGGACGACTTCGGTGAGTTCCGGATGCGTGTCTCAGACCTGGTCAAGGACCTCATCTTCCTAGTGGGCTCAGTGGAGTGCTTCGCGCAG ctCTATGCAACGCTGAAGGATGGCAATCCACCCTGGGAGGTGACGGAGGCTGTCCTCTTCATCATGGCCTCCATCGCCAAGAGCGTTGACca GGAGAACAACCCGACGCTGGTGGAGGTTCTGGAGGGAGTGGTGCGGCTCCCTGAGACGGTGCACACGGCTGTGCGCTACACCAGCATCGAGCTGGTGGGCGAGATGAGCGAGGTGGTGGACAGGAACCCACAGTTCCTGG ACCCTGTGCTGGGCTACCTGATGAAGGGGCTGTGTGACCGGCGGTTGGCTTCGGCTGCAGCCAAGGCCATCCACAACATCTGCTCGGTGTGCCGCGACCACATGGCGCAGCACTTCACCGGGCTGCTGGAGATCGCCCGCTCCCTTGACTCCTTCACACTGTCCCCGGAGGCTGCAGTTGGGCTCCTCAAGG GGACAGCGTTGGTCCTCGCCAGGCTGCCCCTGGAGAAGATCGCTGAGTGCCTGAGCGAGCTGTGCGCCGTGCAAGTGCTCGCCCTGAAGAAG CTGCTCTCACAGGAGCCAAGCAACGGGCTCTCCTCCGACCCCACTGTGCCCCTGGATCGCCTCGCAGTCATCTTCAG GCACACCAACCCCATCGTGGAGAACGGGCAGATCCACCCGTGCCAAAAAGTCATCCAGGAG ATCTGGCCCGTGCTGTCTGAGACCCTGAACAAGCACAGTGCCGATAACCGCATCGTGGAGCGCTGCTGCCGCTGCCTGCGCTTCGCCGTGCGCTGTGTGGGGAAGggctctgctgcactgctgcagcccctggtCACACAG ATGGTGAGCGTGTACCGGGCACACCAGCACTCGTGCTTCCTGTACCTGGGCAGCATCCTGGTGGACGAGTATGGGATGGAGGAGGGCTGCCGGCAGGGGCTGCTCGACATGCTGCAG GCTCTCTGCATCCCCACCTTCCAGCTCCTCGAGCAGCCCAGTGGCCTCCAGAACCATCCCGACACTGTGGATGACCTTTTCCGCCTCGCAGCCAG GTTCATCCAGCGCAGCCCGGTGACGCTGCTACGCAGCCAGGTGATGATCCCCATCCTGCAATGGGCCATCGCTGCCACCACGCTGGACCACCGCGACGCCAACTGCAGCGTCATGAAGTTCCTGCGTGACCTCGTGCACACCGGGGTGGCCAACGAC CACGAGGAGGACTTTGAGCTGCGCACGGAGCTGATCGCGCAGGTGCTGAGGCAGTTGGGGCAGCAGCTCGTCTCGCAGCTCCTGCacacctgctgcttctgcctgccACCCTACACACTGCCTGACGTGGCCGAGGTGCTCTGGGAGATCATGCAGAGTGACCGTGCG aCCTTCTGTCGGTGGCTGGAGAACTCCCTGAAGGCGCTGCCAAAGGAGACGACAGGGGGGGCCATCCAGGTGACGCACAAGCAGCTGACGGATTTCCACAAGCAGGTGACGAG TGCCGAGGAATGTAAGCAGGTCTGCTGGGCTCTGCGGGACTTCACACGCCTATTCCGATAG
- the LOC112532892 gene encoding uncharacterized protein LOC112532892 isoform X1: MAPPPRSAPPSVARRHLRGLRAGTGARRCDAECGPPGNSERGSSAPLGNAFRVDFRFGGAIRIAPLPPPETMFRLRGSLKMIYRRMVGLHGIPEPQSHNPIRGLSAPPPIRTGTVGPPWGHQCDTNGAATVGAQGQHWGWGQDRAGDSDIPVPPQPRSRTAPIPVTAPWALTPLFAMATNSPVFPMGSGVTTAVPRVPETSAPDTVVLVCAFTAAFVAVAIVVVVVCRCWKRCCGRTAQDPAALEGNRNGAAVPMGAPKSPED, encoded by the exons ATGGCCCCACCGCCGCGCTCAGCGCCGCCCTCCGTCGCCCGCCGCCATCTTCGGGGCCTCCGCGCCGGTACCGGAGCGCGGCGGTGCGACGCGGAATGCGGTCCCCCCGGAAACTCAGAAAGGGGAAGTTCCGCCCCGCTCGGAAATGCGTTCCGCGTCGACTTCCGGTTCGGCGGTGCGATTCGAATAGCACCCCTTCCCCCCCCGGAAACAATGTTCCGCCTCAGAG ggtccttgaagatgATATACCGCAGAATGGTTGGGCTGCATGGGATCCCAGAGCCCCAGAGCCACAACCCCATCCGGGGGCTGAGTGCTCCCCCCCCGATCCGGACGGGCACAGTTGG CCCACCCTGGGGACACCAGTGTGACACCAATGGGGCAGCCACTGTGGGAGCTCAGGGACAGCACTGGGGATGGGGTCAGGACAGGGCTGGGGACAGTGacatccctgtgcccccccagccACGGAGCAGGACAGCACCAATCCCTGTCACAGCACCCTGGGCACTGACCCCACTCTTCGCCATGGCCACCAATTCCCCCGTGTTCCCCATGGGCTCTGGGGTGACAACAGCGGTGCCAC GAGTCCCTGAAACATCAGCGCCGGATACGGTGGTGTTGGTGTGTgccttcactgctgctttcGTGGCCGTGGCCATCGTGGTAGTAGTGGTGTGTCGATGTTGGAAGCGGTGCTGCGGGAGAACAg CCCAGGACCCTGCAGCATTGGAAGGGAACAGGAACGGTGCGGCGGTGCCCATGGGAGCCCCGAAGAGCCCTGAAGACTGA
- the SCO2 gene encoding protein SCO2 homolog, mitochondrial, whose protein sequence is MALALLPARCLRRLSLLPPRLLPAPSRGLSGPRGGPPSALPLGRRVAVVAAVGGAAGGAWLYLRARKERERRERRRRELRALALGQGDFQLVDHRGRPRCKADFRGQWVLLYFGFTHCPDVCPDELEKLSRAVELLDRDAALPRVQPLFITVDPERDDVAAVGRYVRDFHPRLLGLTGSPEQVRAVSSAYRVYASAGPKDEDGDYIVDHTIIIYLLGPDGLFLDYYNRSKTADKIAESVRRHMESYEPLLD, encoded by the coding sequence ATggccctggctctgctgcccGCCCGCTGCCTGCGCCgcctttccctcctccccccgcgGCTCCTCCCAGCCCCGTCCCGCGGGCTGAGCGGGCCCCGGGGGGGTCCACCCTCAGCGCTGCCCCTGGGCCGCCGCGTGGCCGTGGTGGCGGCGGTGGGGGGGGCCGCGGGGGGAGCGTGGCTGTATTTGCGGGCCCGCAAAGAGCGGGAGAGGCGGGAGAGACGGCGGCGGGAGCTGCGGGCGTTGGCGCTGGGGCAGGGAGACTTCCAGCTGGTGGATCACCGCGGGCGGCCCCGCTGCAAGGCCGACTTCCgggggcagtgggtgctgcttTACTTCGGCTTCACGCATTGCCCCGACGTCTGCCCCGACGAGCTGGAGAAACTGAGCCGGGCGGTGGAGCTGTTGGACCGCGACGCGGCTCTGCCCCGGGTGCAGCCCCTCTTCATCACCGTGGACCCCGAGAGGGACGACGTGGCGGCGGTGGGGCGATACGTGCGGGATTTCCACCCGCGGCTGCTGGGGCTGACGGGGAGCCCTGAGCAGGTGAGGGCGGTGAGCAGCGCCTACCGCGTCTACGCCAGCGCCGGGCCCAAGGATGAGGACGGCGATTACATCGTGGACCACACCATCATCATTTACCTGCTGGGCCCCGACGGGCTCTTCTTGGACTACTACAACCGCAGCAAGACGGCTGATAAGATCGCTGAGAGCGTGCGGCGACACATGGAGAGCTACGAGCCGCTCCTCGACTGA